In Bacteroidota bacterium, one genomic interval encodes:
- a CDS encoding isoprenyl transferase encodes MTDVVEQPLTEDAAAQAALQQQGAIPKHIAIIMDGNGRWAKKRGKMRVFGHYEGVESVRDITEACAQLGVEYLTLYTFSTENWNRPSSEVEALMTLLIHTVKRERNTLLKNNIRLRAIGDIDQLPAACRKEFADCIAETEENSRMTLNLALSYSGRWDLVKATKAIAQRVKNGELSEEDIDETVIGNHLSTAGYPDPDLLIRTGGELRVSNFLLWEIAYSELFITDEFWPEFRRNSLYGAIREYQQRDRRFGRIKP; translated from the coding sequence ATGACGGATGTAGTTGAGCAGCCTTTAACAGAAGATGCTGCAGCACAGGCAGCCTTGCAGCAACAAGGCGCTATCCCCAAACACATAGCTATCATTATGGATGGCAATGGCCGTTGGGCCAAGAAAAGGGGTAAGATGCGTGTTTTTGGTCATTATGAAGGCGTTGAGTCGGTTCGAGATATTACGGAAGCGTGTGCCCAGCTTGGCGTTGAATACCTGACCCTGTACACCTTCAGTACGGAGAATTGGAACCGGCCATCCAGCGAAGTGGAAGCGTTGATGACCTTGCTGATCCATACGGTGAAGCGTGAGCGCAATACGCTGCTCAAAAACAACATTCGGTTGCGGGCAATTGGAGATATCGACCAGTTGCCGGCAGCATGCCGCAAAGAATTTGCAGACTGTATCGCTGAAACCGAAGAAAATTCGCGGATGACGCTCAACCTGGCGTTATCTTACAGTGGCCGTTGGGACCTCGTGAAAGCAACAAAAGCCATCGCCCAGCGCGTAAAAAATGGCGAATTGTCTGAAGAGGACATCGACGAAACCGTTATCGGCAATCATTTATCGACAGCAGGATACCCTGATCCCGATTTGCTCATCCGCACAGGAGGCGAGTTGCGGGTGTCAAATTTCCTGCTTTGGGAGATTGCCTATTCAGAATTATTTATTACAGACGAATTCTGGCCCGAATTCAGAAGAAACAGCCTTTACGGTGCTATTCGGGAATACCAGCAGCGCGACCGTCGATTTGGTCGCATAAAGCCCTGA